From a region of the Tursiops truncatus isolate mTurTru1 chromosome 13, mTurTru1.mat.Y, whole genome shotgun sequence genome:
- the CETN1 gene encoding centrin-1 encodes MASSFKKSNVASTSQKRKVEPKPELTEDQKQEIREAFALFDADGSGTIDVKELKVALRALGFEPRKEEMKRIIAEVDKESTGKVSFNDFLAVMTQKMAEKDTKEEILKAFRLFDDDETGKISFKNLKRVATELGENLTDEELQEMIDEADRDGDGEVNEEEFLRIMKKTSLY; translated from the coding sequence ATGGCTTCCAGCTTCAAGAAGTCAAACGTGGCCTCCACCAGCCAGAAAAGAAAGGTGGAGCCTAAGCCCGAGCTCACTGAAGATCAGAAGCAAGAAATTCGCGAAGCGTTTGCCCTCTTCGATGCCGACGGCAGCGGCACCATCGACGTGAAGGAGCTGAAGGTGGCCTTGAGGGCACTGGGCTTTGAACCCAGGAAGGAGGAGATGAAGAGGATAATCGCCGAGGTGGACAAGGAAAGCACAGGGAAAGTCAGCTTCAATGACTTCTTGGCTGTGATGACTCAGAAGATGGCCGAGAAAGACACCAAGGAAGAAATCCTGAAGGCTTTCAGGCTCTTTGATGATGATGAAACCGGGAAGATCTCTTTCAAAAACCTAAAGCGCGTGGCCACCGAGTTGGGGGAAAACCTCACTGATGAGGAGCTGCAGGAAATGATTGACGAAGCAGATCGGGATGGAGACGGTGAAGTGAACGAGGAAGAGTTTCTTCGGATCATGAAAAAGACCAGCCTCTACTGA